One window of the Rhodococcus sovatensis genome contains the following:
- a CDS encoding IS1380 family transposase: protein MALAQRSGLLTLADDHLSVPGDTGSNAGRKIGSLVAGMVAGADSISDMAILRHGAMHILFERPYAPSTLGSFLRQFRFGHVRQLDAVASRLLLALTERTPLLAGIDTEPVMIDIDDSIIEVHGHSKQGSGYGYSGVRGLNSVITTVTTSTTAPVITAQRLRKGACGSSRGAARMIADTLTTVDRLRDAVSKTNTDTDTVGASPKPLLRADSAYFGYPSIGAALRGGADVSITTGLNSVIKTAISSIADDAWTPIRYTNSIYDTGTQQWISVAEVAEIPFTAFASQKKSHHVPGRLIVRRIPDLRPKKDQGQGELFDVWRFHAFFTTTDRADLDTVAADRTHRRHAIIEQVHADLKNSALAHMPSGKFCANAAWLVCAVMAFNLTRAAATLTGEPTLAKATTGTIRRTLISVPARIAYSARRLTLHLPEKWAWETSWKAMFDSMFGRNAHILP, encoded by the coding sequence ATGGCGTTGGCGCAGCGATCAGGCCTGCTCACGCTCGCCGATGACCATCTGTCGGTTCCGGGAGACACGGGATCCAACGCAGGCCGCAAGATCGGATCCCTGGTCGCGGGCATGGTCGCGGGTGCGGACAGTATCTCCGACATGGCGATCCTGCGGCACGGCGCGATGCACATTCTGTTCGAGCGGCCCTACGCGCCCTCGACCCTGGGATCGTTTCTGCGGCAGTTCCGGTTCGGTCACGTCCGCCAGCTCGACGCCGTCGCCTCCCGGCTACTGCTGGCACTGACAGAACGCACACCGCTGCTGGCCGGTATCGATACCGAACCGGTGATGATCGACATCGACGACTCCATCATCGAAGTCCACGGCCACAGCAAACAAGGATCCGGCTACGGTTACTCCGGCGTCCGAGGCCTGAACTCGGTGATCACCACCGTCACCACCAGCACGACCGCGCCGGTCATCACCGCCCAACGCCTCCGCAAAGGCGCCTGCGGATCCTCCCGTGGTGCCGCACGCATGATCGCCGACACCCTCACCACCGTCGACCGACTCCGCGACGCAGTCTCGAAAACCAACACAGACACCGACACCGTGGGCGCATCGCCGAAGCCGTTGTTGCGGGCGGACTCGGCGTATTTCGGATATCCCAGCATCGGTGCCGCGCTGCGCGGCGGTGCGGATGTCTCGATCACCACCGGATTGAACTCGGTGATCAAGACCGCGATCAGCTCGATCGCCGATGACGCGTGGACACCGATCCGCTACACCAACTCGATCTACGACACCGGCACCCAGCAATGGATTTCGGTGGCCGAGGTAGCGGAGATTCCGTTCACCGCGTTCGCGTCGCAGAAGAAATCCCATCACGTTCCCGGCCGACTGATCGTGCGCCGCATCCCGGACCTGCGCCCGAAGAAAGACCAAGGTCAGGGCGAGTTGTTCGACGTGTGGCGTTTCCACGCGTTCTTCACCACCACCGACCGCGCCGACCTCGACACCGTCGCCGCCGACCGAACCCATCGCCGCCACGCGATCATCGAACAGGTCCATGCCGACCTGAAGAACTCAGCCCTCGCCCACATGCCGTCGGGGAAGTTCTGCGCGAACGCGGCCTGGCTGGTCTGCGCGGTGATGGCGTTCAACCTCACCCGCGCCGCCGCCACCCTGACCGGCGAACCGACACTCGCGAAAGCCACGACCGGGACCATCAGGCGCACATTGATTTCGGTGCCCGCCCGGATCGCCTACTCCGCGCGCAGACTCACCCTGCACCTACCGGAGAAGTGGGCCTGGGAAACGAGCTGGAAGGCAATGTTCGACAGCATGTTCGGGCGAAACGCCCACATTCTTCCCTAA
- a CDS encoding WXG100 family type VII secretion target, whose protein sequence is MDVDPAALSNVAHALTSIADELQQGLTAMSTDVEKTIGDHWLGAAANDHQSRWSALHDGGVLVVRQLEELINGLSLSGSDYQSTESANTTSIRHLNLD, encoded by the coding sequence ATGGACGTAGATCCAGCGGCCCTGTCGAACGTGGCACATGCGCTAACTTCTATCGCGGACGAACTTCAGCAGGGCTTGACAGCTATGTCGACGGACGTCGAAAAGACTATCGGCGATCACTGGTTGGGAGCTGCGGCGAACGACCACCAATCGCGATGGTCAGCACTTCATGACGGCGGTGTGCTCGTAGTCCGTCAACTGGAAGAGCTGATCAACGGGCTGAGTCTGTCAGGTTCGGACTACCAATCCACGGAGTCGGCAAACACCACGTCGATCCGACACCTGAACTTGGACTAG
- a CDS encoding WXG100 family type VII secretion target — MDHDYTVDLDELQALTRRIDDFAFFVRQCLLAADASATSLPTVWTGPAADAFQVAYREWVRSAETLATDISALAASTKSACETYSAAFEGNSSMLLQGRP, encoded by the coding sequence ATGGACCACGACTACACCGTCGATCTCGACGAACTCCAAGCCTTGACGCGCAGGATAGACGATTTCGCGTTCTTCGTCCGACAATGTCTGCTCGCCGCCGACGCCTCAGCGACGAGTCTTCCGACGGTGTGGACGGGGCCAGCGGCGGACGCGTTTCAGGTCGCCTACCGCGAGTGGGTTCGTTCCGCAGAGACCCTGGCCACCGATATTTCCGCACTGGCGGCGTCCACGAAATCAGCGTGCGAAACGTATTCTGCAGCATTCGAGGGCAACTCGAGCATGCTACTTCAAGGCAGACCTTGA